The proteins below are encoded in one region of Lactuca sativa cultivar Salinas chromosome 3, Lsat_Salinas_v11, whole genome shotgun sequence:
- the LOC111920302 gene encoding probable leucine-rich repeat receptor-like protein kinase At1g35710, with the protein MTLSHMPKIAFASPEEVNALLKWKESLQIPNNSTISSWLRLPMKSSALFPCTSWFGIVCNADGSIQTLNLSSSGLKGTLHQFSFSLLHNLTHFDLYENNFFGPIPPEIRLLSKLVFLDFSVNQFSGSIPSSLGHLTSLNFLYLSRNQLSGPIPTEIGNLKSLTDFAMSYNQLNNSIPSSLANLSNLQGLYLAVNNLSGPVPIELGNLKSLINLELSSNKLSGSIPSSLGDLTSLNVLYLHQNQLSGPIPIEHGNLKSLIGLGVNHNQLSGSIPLSLGNLSNLQTLYLHENKLSGTIPIEIGNLESLSELAASNNQLNGSIPSSLGNLGKLEWLILNDNKFSGPIPRELGNLKSLTHFKLNGNQLSGSIPSSFGDLISLDGLYMQYNHLTGPIPFQLVNLKSLTDLKLSNNQLSGSIPPEFGNSTQLQRLDLSSNQLVGEIPKEFGIIPLEFEFCQLLEVLDLSRNRLNGPIPKSIGHWAYIHYLNLSNNQLSEKIPSEIDKLVQLTELDLSQNLLTEEIPSEIQSLQSLQKLNASLQGNPGVRHY; encoded by the exons ATGACACTCTCCCATATGCCTAAAATCGCCTTTGCTTCTCCGGAGGAAGTAAATGCTCTTCTTAAATGGAAAGAAAGTCTTCAAATCCCAAATAACTCCACCATCTCTTCATGGCTTCGCCTTCCTATGAAATCCAGTGCATTGTTTCCATGCACTTCTTGGTTTGGAATAGTTTGTAATGCTGACGGGAGCATTCAGACGTTGAACCTCAGTTCATCTGGATTAAAAGGTACACTCCaccaattttcattttctttgctACACAATCTTACACATTTTGATCTCTATGAGAACAACTTCTTTGGGCCCATACCACCAGAAATCCGACTCCTCTCCAAACTTGTATTTCTTGATTTTTCAGTGAATCAGTTTTCTGGCTCAATTCCTTCATCATTGGGACATTTGACATCTTTGAATTTCCTTTATTTATCCCGAAATCAACTCTCTGGTCCCATTCCTACTGAAATTGGGAATTTAAAGTCTCTCACTGATTTTGCTATGAGCTACAATCAACTTAATAATTCTATTCCTTCATCACTAGCAAACTTGAGCAACTTACAAGGACTGTACCTAGCTGTGAATAATTTGTCTGGCCCGGTTCCTATTGAACTTGGGAATTTGAAGTCTCTCATTAATCTTGAGTTGAGCAGCAATAAGCTTAGTGGTTCTATTCCTTCATCATTGGGTGATCTGACATCTTTGAATGTCCTTTATTTGCACCAAAATCAACTCTCTGGTCCCATTCCTATTGAACATGGAAATTTGAAGTCTCTCATTGGTCTTGGGGTGAACCACAATCAACTTAGTGGTTCTATTCCGTTATCACTAGGAAACCTCAGCAACCTACAGACTCTGTACCTCCATGAGAATAAATTATCCGGTACCATTCCTATTGAAATTGGGAATTTGGAGTCTCTTTCTGAACTTGCAGCGAGTAACAATCAACTTAATGGTTCTATTCCTTCATCACTAGGAAACCTGGGAAAGTTAGAATGGTTGATCCTCAATGATAATAAATTTTCTGGTCCCATTCCTAGAGAACTTGGAAATTTGAAGTCTCTCACTCATTTTAAGTTGAACGGCAATCAGCTTAGTGGTTCTATTCCTTCATCATTCGGTGATTTGATATCTTTAGATGGCCTTTATATGCAATACAATCATCTTACTGGTCCCATTCCTTTTCAACTTGTGAATTTGAAATCTCTCACTGATCTCAAGTTGAGCAACAATCAACTTAGTGGTTCCATTCCTCCAGAGTTTGGAAATTCAACACAGCTACAAAGGCTTGATCTGTCTTCGAATCAATTGGTTGGTGAGATCCCAAAGGAGTTTG GTATTATACCTCTAGAGTTTGAATTCTGTCAACTCCTTGAAGTACTCGATCTCTCTAGAAATAGATTGAATGGGCCGATACCAAAAAGTATTGGTCATTGGGCATACATCCACTACTTGAATCTTAGTAATAACCAACTTAGTGAGAAAATTCCATCTGAGATTGATAAATTAGTTCAACTTACAGAACTTGATTTATCTCAGAATTTGCTCACAGAAGAGATACCATCTGAAATTCAAAGTTTGCAAAGTTTACAAAAATTGAACGCGTCCTTACAAGGAAATCCAGGTGTacgtcactactag